A part of Desulfobacter sp. genomic DNA contains:
- a CDS encoding glycosyltransferase, which translates to MNTAQIAVIIATKNRPILLKRALRSVFKQSRSPKYLIVVDDSPEQAQQHNRLLVESFPLTDCNIQYLSNKHTNGASGAWNMAIDHLSKQQIKRNDLLFIAFLDDDDEWHPDYLKSCLDEANLKSCNMVATGFYRYESGGQPPIEYLPPKSLNEDQFLRGNPGIQGSNLFLSFDVLLMAGGFDEQLSSCTDRDLCIRLGELDSLRYCSVNKPMLNHYADSDRQRLSTPNSPAKRKGLTAFWQKYHGRMHAAQRKAFLDRAKHLFNWQPEESLTQYATKPAPFQIALTLGIELGVIPLSQLSKTIERICQPSQCIVDFNLVLTVAKGTNLKGFSSFFKLVNKLGITCYNLCAQQVSIEIATALVAKKNIGHSTWVLKDWEPKKQSPHKNKNVISTILTELGAHQLNNDSLDELLQAPHPSLYQEIKQCRIVSAEDCINKLFNTNKLQLLGVGSEAIVMTNGRTVFKRIDYWKTRIPTEQIKFLQLNGSKWQNLPGLYALDEVITDGKSLVLTYPYEVSVPFIGGDCEQVIDLLHSCSKAGIVCNNIHPKNLIKTHNEVKLIDYGSDIRPWNELGFEHMARRAYLTIYHADHPRLTQLMRQSLHTTNLPEMKGYQTFRQRLIGFDCNLKQAQTIRWPLVPPIEQPEAFILNIGVITGDAYKILPLLNSIAELERCVFLSKVSTYILCNGCSSSFLKTVLSHSKRPLGNVRIISEAQQAKDAESGMFGTDLMNRPEGQLGIAHARSMLQKYVGLKCETQPNSFAWILDDDMRLDARAKQYLAWLPKFKQSGVDVLIGQYEGSSPNPPLNGLRGQLVDLLHNLRWLDTLPSNVELPDRSSENAKLRTKYPDYYYDLSRKHTAHIETPFWLEPAYKGETVAEARTRIFTYSPLLVTGYPLTRSIIPEYPSDILAAAKDTVNRGGITLILTPKALTQTPNQIPKINGREARRSDMVWAMINKHHHGLNIKTAPFPVQHIGRVKNEQILALDKVQDEIMGSALYAGLQSFLRRNRQHNLVFTPSEISDVWEATKAARNTRLSRLKHSFYRINGLAQALSKFPELSELCEYLTRSFNTSTLTNLELRVKQMNKRHIYEFLNQIVPQSIHFAEAHRKTVETIE; encoded by the coding sequence TTGAACACAGCCCAAATAGCAGTAATTATTGCAACTAAAAATAGACCCATCCTATTAAAACGAGCATTGCGCTCAGTCTTTAAGCAGTCAAGATCGCCGAAATATTTAATTGTTGTAGATGACTCTCCAGAACAAGCCCAACAACACAATCGACTGCTTGTCGAATCCTTTCCTTTAACTGATTGCAATATTCAATATTTATCAAACAAACACACCAACGGTGCCAGTGGTGCGTGGAATATGGCAATTGACCATTTAAGCAAACAGCAAATAAAGCGTAACGATTTGTTGTTCATAGCGTTCCTCGACGACGACGATGAATGGCATCCAGACTATCTCAAAAGTTGCCTCGATGAAGCAAACTTAAAAAGTTGTAATATGGTGGCAACGGGATTTTACCGCTATGAAAGTGGTGGCCAACCGCCAATAGAGTACTTACCACCTAAATCATTGAATGAAGACCAGTTTTTACGCGGCAATCCAGGCATTCAAGGCTCTAACCTATTCTTATCATTTGACGTCCTACTGATGGCTGGCGGTTTTGATGAGCAGCTGTCAAGCTGCACTGATCGAGATCTATGCATACGACTTGGTGAATTAGATAGTCTCCGCTACTGTAGCGTAAATAAACCTATGCTAAACCATTATGCGGATAGTGATCGTCAAAGGCTTAGCACTCCAAATTCCCCAGCAAAAAGAAAGGGTTTGACAGCATTTTGGCAAAAGTATCATGGGCGTATGCATGCTGCACAACGTAAAGCGTTCCTTGATCGTGCGAAGCACCTATTTAACTGGCAACCAGAAGAATCATTAACGCAATACGCAACAAAACCAGCACCTTTTCAAATAGCATTAACCCTTGGCATTGAACTGGGCGTTATTCCGCTCAGCCAATTAAGCAAAACCATAGAGAGAATCTGTCAGCCGAGCCAGTGCATAGTTGACTTCAACCTTGTATTAACAGTAGCTAAGGGTACCAATTTAAAAGGGTTTTCGAGTTTTTTTAAACTGGTGAACAAACTGGGGATTACCTGCTACAACTTATGTGCTCAACAAGTGAGTATTGAAATAGCTACGGCACTTGTCGCTAAAAAGAATATCGGTCATAGCACATGGGTATTAAAAGACTGGGAGCCCAAGAAACAATCTCCTCACAAAAATAAAAATGTCATATCAACGATACTGACAGAATTAGGTGCTCACCAGCTGAATAACGACAGTCTTGATGAACTGTTACAAGCACCACACCCCTCACTATATCAAGAAATAAAGCAGTGCCGCATTGTGTCAGCGGAGGATTGTATTAACAAGCTATTTAATACCAACAAGTTACAACTTCTTGGTGTTGGATCCGAAGCCATTGTTATGACAAATGGCAGAACCGTTTTCAAACGTATTGATTATTGGAAAACTCGCATACCTACAGAACAAATAAAGTTTTTACAACTGAATGGTTCAAAATGGCAGAATCTGCCTGGTTTATATGCATTAGACGAAGTCATTACCGATGGCAAAAGCTTAGTGCTTACCTACCCCTATGAAGTGAGCGTTCCCTTCATAGGGGGAGACTGCGAACAAGTTATTGATTTGCTTCACAGCTGTAGCAAAGCGGGGATTGTGTGCAATAATATTCATCCGAAAAATCTAATCAAGACCCATAATGAGGTGAAATTGATTGATTATGGATCGGATATTAGGCCATGGAATGAACTGGGTTTCGAACACATGGCAAGGCGCGCTTATCTAACAATTTATCATGCCGACCATCCGCGCCTCACGCAATTAATGCGTCAATCTCTTCACACCACAAATCTACCAGAAATGAAAGGTTACCAAACGTTTCGCCAACGATTGATTGGTTTTGACTGTAACCTGAAACAGGCCCAAACAATCAGATGGCCCTTGGTGCCTCCAATTGAACAACCAGAAGCATTTATACTAAATATTGGAGTGATCACTGGTGATGCATATAAAATATTACCATTACTCAATAGCATTGCCGAACTCGAGCGATGTGTGTTTTTATCCAAGGTAAGCACCTACATACTGTGCAATGGCTGCTCGTCCAGTTTTCTGAAAACAGTACTTTCACATAGTAAACGGCCATTAGGCAATGTTCGAATAATCAGCGAGGCACAACAAGCAAAGGATGCCGAAAGCGGTATGTTTGGTACAGACTTAATGAACAGACCGGAAGGCCAGCTGGGCATCGCACATGCGCGTAGCATGCTACAAAAGTACGTTGGTTTAAAATGCGAAACCCAGCCAAATAGTTTTGCTTGGATTCTTGATGACGACATGCGGTTAGACGCACGTGCCAAGCAATATCTTGCCTGGCTACCAAAATTTAAGCAATCAGGCGTTGATGTTTTGATTGGTCAATATGAAGGATCCTCACCCAATCCCCCCTTAAATGGTTTACGGGGCCAATTGGTTGACTTACTGCACAACTTACGCTGGTTAGATACATTACCAAGTAATGTCGAGCTGCCAGACCGCAGTTCTGAAAATGCAAAACTTCGAACGAAGTACCCCGATTATTATTATGACTTATCGCGTAAACATACTGCCCATATCGAAACGCCGTTCTGGCTCGAACCCGCTTATAAAGGCGAAACAGTAGCAGAAGCGCGCACCCGCATTTTTACTTATTCACCTTTATTGGTTACGGGATACCCGCTTACTCGTAGCATCATTCCCGAATACCCATCAGATATATTGGCAGCGGCTAAAGACACAGTAAACCGGGGCGGCATCACATTAATACTAACTCCCAAGGCGTTAACACAAACCCCAAACCAAATTCCTAAAATTAATGGCCGAGAAGCGCGCCGTTCAGACATGGTTTGGGCAATGATCAATAAACATCACCATGGGTTAAATATTAAAACAGCCCCATTCCCTGTGCAACACATTGGACGAGTGAAAAACGAACAAATTTTAGCCTTAGATAAGGTACAGGATGAAATCATGGGCTCGGCACTTTACGCCGGCTTACAAAGTTTTTTACGCAGAAACAGGCAACATAATCTGGTCTTTACCCCTTCCGAAATTAGTGACGTTTGGGAAGCAACCAAAGCGGCACGCAATACCCGCCTTTCGCGTTTAAAGCATAGCTTTTATCGGATTAACGGCTTAGCTCAGGCACTATCAAAGTTTCCAGAGCTCTCTGAATTATGTGAATATCTAACTCGGTCCTTTAATACATCCACGCTCACCAATTTAGAACTTCGGGTTAAACAAATGAACAAACGTCATATTTACGAGTTTTTAAATCAAATCGTGCCGCAGAGTATCCACTTTGCAGAAGCACACCGTAAAACTGTTGAGACTATAGAATAA
- the ribA gene encoding GTP cyclohydrolase II RibA, which produces MTLKKYCELPTPHGTFRMYDSGNELLRVVTVGDINELGSKPIVRLHSSCLASEVFGALDCDCADQLREAMKVMAHEGRGIIFHLYQEGRGQGLSKKIQAVHKMQTEAIDTAESFEAMGLEQDIRDYTPAIKVLKKMTIKEVRLVSNNPLKRRALEQADIAVEVVNTHPQVRPENADYLQSKNDKLGHYLPLGREHDNSIPIHFYHSDQTWGEFSNFSQHAVYLYGKIWRTVEHFYQAQKFSDPALQDRVRSAVSPMLAKTTATQMEEKHLKSDWHNIKEDVMWQALTAKFTQHPELRELLLSTQLRNIAEHTRNDSYWGDAEDGTGLNRLGELLMLLRNQLRGSKEPQLCAG; this is translated from the coding sequence ATGACTTTAAAAAAATACTGTGAACTCCCTACACCACACGGCACATTTAGAATGTATGACTCTGGCAATGAATTACTACGAGTGGTTACTGTTGGGGATATTAACGAATTAGGCAGTAAGCCGATAGTGAGATTGCATTCCTCTTGTCTGGCCTCAGAAGTATTTGGAGCATTAGACTGCGACTGCGCAGATCAATTGCGCGAAGCCATGAAAGTCATGGCACACGAAGGACGCGGCATTATTTTTCATTTATATCAGGAGGGCCGAGGTCAAGGTCTATCGAAAAAAATTCAAGCGGTACATAAGATGCAAACAGAAGCAATAGATACCGCAGAATCATTTGAAGCCATGGGCTTAGAACAAGACATTCGTGATTACACACCAGCGATTAAAGTGCTAAAAAAAATGACAATAAAGGAAGTACGTTTAGTGTCCAACAATCCGTTAAAACGACGAGCTTTGGAACAGGCTGACATCGCTGTGGAAGTAGTTAATACTCACCCACAAGTACGCCCCGAAAACGCCGACTACTTACAGAGTAAGAATGACAAACTTGGTCACTATCTGCCCTTGGGGCGTGAACATGATAATTCTATCCCAATCCACTTTTACCATTCCGATCAGACTTGGGGAGAATTTTCTAATTTTTCACAGCATGCCGTTTATCTTTACGGTAAAATTTGGCGTACAGTCGAACACTTTTATCAGGCACAGAAATTTAGCGACCCAGCACTACAGGATCGTGTGCGTTCTGCGGTGAGCCCGATGTTAGCCAAGACCACAGCTACGCAAATGGAGGAAAAGCACCTTAAATCTGACTGGCACAATATAAAAGAAGACGTGATGTGGCAAGCACTTACAGCCAAGTTCACCCAGCACCCTGAGCTTAGAGAGTTATTATTATCAACTCAGCTACGTAACATAGCCGAGCATACCCGAAATGACAGCTACTGGGGTGACGCAGAAGACGGCACGGGCTTAAACCGACTGGGCGAGTTGTTAATGCTATTACGCAACCAGTTACGGGGCAGCAAAGAACCTCAATTATGTGCGGGATAG
- a CDS encoding arylamine N-acetyltransferase — MTVQLAQHILLDKFEREPFHNLYLLNNMEPKTTAYGGTCSDKTLSYLEAAKDAGLHAHLHSARIGGQEIHRLVRLEISGQRYFADIGNGWPSIQLFPAEAPIEYECYGMRFRTKIKNGIITIYHRKRGIEKLQMEIDIAAKPEAEIRHSIENRFSAKITYPFSNQLRFSMVVDNRFLFIRDTHLEVYSSSVYEEVPNIDISNLEEVVAEYFGYDIKPLVAQITNSPTTSCSVSELSCS; from the coding sequence ATGACAGTACAATTGGCCCAACATATACTACTCGACAAATTCGAGAGAGAGCCTTTTCATAACCTGTATCTTCTCAACAACATGGAACCTAAAACAACAGCATATGGCGGGACCTGCTCAGACAAAACCCTGAGCTACCTGGAAGCGGCCAAGGATGCCGGCCTGCATGCACACCTGCATTCAGCCCGTATTGGCGGACAAGAAATTCACCGCCTGGTTAGGCTTGAAATAAGTGGTCAGCGCTACTTTGCTGACATCGGCAATGGATGGCCATCTATTCAACTTTTTCCCGCAGAAGCCCCCATTGAGTATGAGTGCTACGGCATGCGTTTTAGAACAAAGATAAAAAATGGTATAATTACAATCTACCACCGCAAACGTGGTATCGAGAAACTACAAATGGAAATAGACATTGCAGCAAAGCCAGAAGCTGAAATTCGCCATAGCATTGAGAACCGTTTTTCCGCCAAAATCACCTATCCATTTAGCAACCAGTTACGTTTTTCAATGGTGGTTGACAATCGTTTTTTATTTATCCGCGATACTCATTTAGAGGTATACAGCAGCAGTGTCTACGAGGAAGTACCCAACATCGATATAAGTAATTTAGAAGAGGTGGTAGCAGAATATTTTGGCTATGATATTAAACCGCTTGTGGCTCAAATAACAAATTCTCCAACGACATCATGCAGTGTTTCTGAACTCAGTTGTTCATAG